The following are encoded together in the Adhaeribacter arboris genome:
- a CDS encoding IS1182 family transposase produces the protein MQGRKVLEDEKALLFSLSAHVPEHNFYRRLKQQLNLDFLYELTQPYYGRCGQQSIDPVVFFKLCLVGYLENIVSDRQLIEHCSLRLDLLYFLDYQIDEPLPWHSTVSRTRQLYPEKLFELLFDRVFRLCVEKGMVAGHRQAIDSAPIKANASMDSLLLKQSPESVKKHLTKVILENEAVVKKSNQNKEGKPEQFLSAPEYQLRKLEKHQDQLKASPKGLGGKHEKARLVSNKTHYSSTDPDARISVKPGKARQLNYYCSLAVDTAKGVISHVQADLADGRDSQYLPAITLRLQRRLLDNELRLKELLADGGYSNGSNYAFLEQRKITGWIPVFGQYKSEIEGFPYDQQADYFTCPTGKILAFKTYDTNAEGGLLKIYRATYQDCKHCPLKSSCVPKSQCRQITRTAYDSEYRRALERQQSRKGKRMKRVRQSTVEPVFGSLIHYYGLRKIGVRGKAGAHKVMLLATTAFNLKKYLKFKPVKAVSQALALQKNQESAFSSYSFAFTKLFFH, from the coding sequence ATGCAAGGCAGAAAGGTTTTGGAAGATGAAAAGGCGTTGCTTTTTTCGCTCTCGGCACATGTACCAGAACACAACTTCTATCGCCGCTTGAAACAGCAGTTGAATTTGGATTTTCTCTACGAGCTTACCCAACCTTACTACGGACGATGTGGTCAGCAGTCGATCGATCCGGTAGTCTTCTTTAAGCTCTGCTTGGTGGGTTACCTGGAGAATATTGTTTCCGACCGCCAACTGATCGAGCACTGTAGCCTCCGACTAGATCTGCTTTACTTTTTAGACTACCAAATAGATGAGCCCTTGCCCTGGCACTCCACGGTTTCTCGTACTCGGCAGCTTTACCCGGAGAAGTTGTTTGAGCTACTGTTTGATAGAGTCTTTCGCTTATGTGTCGAGAAAGGCATGGTAGCCGGTCATCGGCAGGCGATTGACTCCGCCCCCATTAAGGCCAATGCTTCGATGGATAGCCTGCTTTTAAAACAATCACCCGAGTCGGTGAAAAAGCACTTAACGAAGGTTATCCTCGAGAATGAAGCGGTAGTAAAGAAGTCCAACCAGAATAAAGAGGGAAAGCCAGAACAGTTCCTCTCGGCTCCGGAGTACCAGTTAAGAAAACTGGAAAAGCACCAAGATCAGCTGAAAGCATCTCCCAAAGGCTTAGGCGGTAAGCACGAGAAGGCCCGCCTGGTCAGCAATAAAACGCACTACAGTTCCACCGATCCGGATGCCCGCATATCGGTCAAACCGGGCAAAGCCAGACAACTTAACTATTATTGCAGCCTGGCGGTGGATACAGCCAAAGGCGTTATCAGCCATGTTCAAGCGGATTTGGCTGATGGGCGGGACAGCCAATATTTGCCGGCTATCACGCTGAGATTGCAGCGACGGCTACTAGATAATGAACTACGTCTAAAGGAACTGCTAGCGGATGGTGGCTATTCTAACGGTAGCAACTACGCCTTTTTAGAGCAAAGAAAGATAACGGGCTGGATACCCGTATTTGGCCAGTACAAGTCCGAGATAGAAGGTTTTCCTTATGACCAACAAGCTGACTATTTCACCTGTCCGACCGGGAAGATACTCGCCTTTAAGACCTATGACACCAATGCGGAGGGAGGTTTGCTAAAAATCTACCGGGCTACCTACCAGGACTGTAAACATTGCCCGCTCAAATCTTCTTGCGTTCCCAAAAGCCAATGCCGCCAAATCACCCGTACTGCATACGATTCGGAATATCGACGAGCATTAGAAAGACAGCAAAGTAGAAAAGGTAAACGGATGAAGCGAGTTCGACAAAGCACGGTAGAGCCGGTCTTCGGCAGCTTAATTCATTACTATGGTCTCCGGAAAATAGGAGTGCGGGGTAAAGCCGGGGCTCACAAGGTGATGCTGCTGGCCACCACTGCTTTTAACTTGAAGAAATATCTGAAGTTTAAACCGGTGAAAGCGGTCAGCCAAGCTTTGGCACTTCAAAAGAATCAAGAATCTGCTTTTAGCAGCTATTCTTTTGCTTTTACTAAGCTGTTTTTCCACTAA
- a CDS encoding cytoplasmic protein, which yields MEKYSTDFLIAAHNKSSSHKEGILSSEKCICFYCQEIYPPTEIEEWIEENSGGETAVCPKCGIDSVLGSKSDLPIYDKEFIDQMTEYFF from the coding sequence TTGGAAAAATATAGCACGGACTTCCTTATAGCGGCTCATAATAAAAGCTCTTCTCATAAAGAAGGAATTTTGAGTAGTGAAAAATGCATTTGCTTTTACTGCCAAGAAATCTATCCACCGACTGAAATTGAGGAATGGATTGAAGAAAATAGTGGAGGTGAAACAGCAGTTTGTCCAAAGTGCGGAATCGATTCGGTGCTTGGTTCAAAATCTGATTTACCTATTTATGACAAAGAATTCATCGACCAAATGACTGAATATTTTTTCTAA
- a CDS encoding SMI1/KNR4 family protein, giving the protein MDNVLRSLLSKLKSTWNKEGLDVNIGISDNQIESLEKIVNYNFDEDFKEYLRQINGLKDYEWDKELFSFWSIDRIKSDMENVTR; this is encoded by the coding sequence GTGGATAATGTTTTAAGAAGTTTACTATCGAAATTAAAATCAACTTGGAATAAGGAAGGATTAGACGTCAATATTGGTATTTCGGATAATCAGATTGAAAGCCTTGAAAAAATAGTTAATTATAATTTTGATGAAGATTTTAAGGAATACTTAAGGCAGATAAATGGTTTAAAAGATTATGAATGGGATAAGGAGCTATTTTCTTTTTGGTCTATCGATAGAATAAAATCAGATATGGAGAATGTCACCCGTTAA
- a CDS encoding DUF4279 domain-containing protein gives MIEIDTHKVSLKFFDFDCLPDELTKELGLEPTRTALKGQEYYIGPENKRVKKTWKWNFWEHQITIVKKDFWIGNQIDDYIDQVIKPRQENIKNITSKCQSEFSIVQYLYDGCNPGLHFKSNRLKIIADIGAEIDIDIYVLGSEQIENKKRKNNEPQHNVYQTLLRSGLGIHAARC, from the coding sequence ATGATAGAAATTGATACACATAAAGTTTCATTAAAGTTTTTTGACTTTGACTGTTTACCAGATGAGTTGACAAAAGAACTTGGCCTCGAACCGACTAGGACAGCATTAAAAGGTCAGGAGTATTACATAGGACCAGAAAACAAGAGAGTAAAAAAGACTTGGAAATGGAATTTCTGGGAACATCAAATTACTATAGTAAAAAAAGACTTTTGGATTGGCAACCAAATAGATGACTACATAGACCAAGTTATTAAGCCAAGGCAAGAGAATATAAAAAATATAACATCTAAATGTCAGTCTGAATTTTCCATAGTACAGTACCTCTATGATGGTTGTAATCCAGGGCTGCACTTTAAAAGTAACAGGTTAAAAATCATTGCGGACATAGGAGCAGAAATTGATATTGATATTTATGTGCTTGGAAGTGAGCAGATAGAAAATAAAAAAAGGAAGAATAACGAGCCCCAACACAATGTATACCAAACCCTGCTCCGCAGTGGGCTTGGCATACACGCGGCCCGTTGTTAG
- a CDS encoding ABC transporter permease, producing the protein MFKNYFTTAIRNIWRNKTYSALNIFGLAVGIACAGLIFLWAENEWSWDNFHAKKDRLFQLKVNMTFGGNNFTMGSTPRPMAKALLNEIPGIANTARVSDEGQRLLFKAGNRVFYATGLYADAALCTMFSFDFIEGHAKNAFPQLHSLIITQSTARKFFGGTKNIVGKTIRIDNKQDYVVSGVVKDLPQNSTLQFEWLASYEIKIVENKVRAIKDKITLTDDMDWSGYGPFTYVELDKTANLTTINNQLKDFIPQRAPDQTSQTFLYPMAQWHLFNEFTNGKPTGGGAITQVRLLAVIAWIILFIACINFMNLATANSHKRAREIGVRKVLGAEKTRLVFQFLTEALFLSAIAAVFAVIIISIALPTFNALMQKQLSLHLESPFHITGLLVIVLICGLVAGSYPAWYLSSFHPVLVLKGLKMKNGSAAFIRKGLVVFQFAASVVFIISTVIVYLQIQHVKNRNLGFHKNNLIEINPERAISKVFPLIKNDLLSTGVIQNVALADHSILQGGNTDNRFRWQGKPDGQEVSIANRSVSPEFIAASGLEIIDGRDFRNNTSAEKSKVIINKAMADLMGQESAVGKIIQSPRGNADNVFTNMTVIGVVNDYVYGNIYGKAQPLIIFCQSPENQNFIYIRTKAPGNAPQALARIEEVMKRYNPAYPLEYTFVDDQFNNLFSNETHISQISGVFAALAIIISCLGLFGLATYTAERRTKEIGIRKVLGASVTNITTLLSKDFLQLVAIACLLAFPVGWWLMQNWLQNYEYRINVSWWIFLVAGLLAFVIALMTVSFQAIKAAMANPVKSLRTE; encoded by the coding sequence ATGTTCAAAAATTATTTTACAACTGCCATCCGCAATATTTGGAGAAATAAAACCTACAGTGCCCTTAATATTTTCGGATTAGCTGTCGGTATTGCCTGCGCCGGGCTCATCTTTTTGTGGGCAGAAAATGAATGGAGCTGGGACAATTTCCATGCAAAGAAAGACCGGTTGTTTCAATTAAAAGTAAACATGACTTTCGGCGGAAATAATTTTACTATGGGCTCCACCCCAAGGCCCATGGCCAAGGCCTTGTTAAATGAAATACCCGGTATTGCCAATACCGCCAGAGTTTCCGATGAGGGGCAACGTTTGCTTTTTAAAGCCGGCAATCGGGTGTTCTATGCAACAGGTCTTTATGCCGATGCTGCTCTGTGCACCATGTTCTCCTTCGATTTTATCGAAGGCCATGCTAAAAATGCCTTTCCGCAATTACATTCCTTAATCATTACACAAAGTACCGCCAGGAAATTTTTTGGCGGGACAAAAAATATAGTAGGCAAAACAATCCGAATTGATAATAAACAGGATTATGTGGTTAGCGGCGTGGTAAAAGACCTACCCCAAAATTCCACGTTGCAATTTGAGTGGTTGGCCTCTTACGAAATTAAGATTGTAGAGAACAAAGTACGAGCTATTAAGGATAAAATTACCCTGACCGACGATATGGACTGGAGCGGCTATGGACCATTCACCTACGTGGAGCTGGATAAAACAGCTAATCTTACTACTATCAATAACCAACTAAAAGATTTTATTCCGCAACGAGCACCCGACCAAACCAGCCAAACTTTTTTGTATCCCATGGCGCAATGGCATTTGTTTAATGAATTTACCAATGGCAAACCCACCGGTGGCGGCGCGATTACCCAGGTTCGCCTGCTAGCTGTAATTGCTTGGATTATCCTCTTCATTGCCTGCATCAACTTTATGAATCTTGCCACGGCCAATAGTCATAAAAGAGCCAGAGAAATCGGGGTAAGAAAGGTGTTGGGTGCGGAAAAGACAAGATTGGTTTTTCAGTTTTTAACCGAAGCTTTATTCCTGTCCGCCATTGCCGCGGTGTTTGCAGTCATTATTATTAGTATAGCGCTGCCCACCTTCAATGCCCTCATGCAAAAACAGCTTTCCCTCCATTTGGAAAGTCCCTTCCATATAACTGGCTTATTGGTGATTGTTCTTATTTGTGGCTTGGTTGCCGGCAGTTATCCCGCCTGGTATCTTTCCTCATTCCATCCTGTTCTTGTACTGAAAGGATTGAAAATGAAAAACGGCAGCGCTGCCTTTATCCGGAAAGGTTTGGTTGTCTTTCAGTTTGCCGCATCCGTTGTATTTATCATTAGTACTGTTATTGTTTACCTGCAGATACAACATGTAAAAAATAGGAACCTCGGCTTTCATAAAAACAATCTAATCGAGATAAATCCGGAACGGGCTATTTCAAAAGTATTCCCGCTCATTAAAAATGATTTACTGAGCACCGGTGTCATCCAGAATGTTGCTCTGGCCGATCATTCCATCCTACAGGGTGGGAATACGGATAACCGGTTTAGGTGGCAGGGAAAACCAGATGGCCAGGAGGTATCCATTGCGAATAGAAGTGTAAGCCCGGAATTTATTGCTGCCTCTGGATTAGAAATTATTGACGGAAGAGATTTTAGAAATAATACTTCCGCAGAAAAGTCGAAGGTTATTATTAATAAAGCAATGGCTGATTTGATGGGTCAGGAAAGTGCGGTTGGAAAGATTATTCAATCGCCCAGAGGAAATGCGGATAATGTATTCACCAACATGACCGTCATTGGTGTCGTCAACGATTATGTGTATGGAAATATATACGGCAAAGCCCAACCTTTAATTATCTTTTGTCAGTCCCCGGAAAACCAGAATTTCATATACATAAGAACAAAGGCACCCGGCAACGCCCCACAGGCACTAGCCAGGATAGAAGAAGTAATGAAAAGATATAATCCGGCTTATCCTTTAGAGTATACATTTGTGGATGACCAATTTAATAATCTGTTTTCTAATGAAACACACATCAGCCAAATCTCGGGTGTGTTTGCCGCATTAGCCATAATCATTTCGTGCTTAGGCTTATTTGGTTTGGCAACCTACACGGCCGAAAGAAGAACCAAAGAAATAGGTATCCGCAAAGTATTAGGGGCTAGTGTTACCAACATTACCACCTTACTATCAAAAGATTTTTTACAGTTAGTAGCCATTGCCTGCCTGCTGGCTTTTCCCGTGGGGTGGTGGCTGATGCAAAACTGGCTGCAAAACTATGAATATCGAATCAATGTAAGCTGGTGGATATTTTTAGTAGCGGGATTGTTAGCGTTTGTAATTGCTCTGATGACGGTCAGTTTCCAAGCCATTAAAGCCGCTATGGCCAACCCGGTAAAGAGCTTGAGAACGGAGTGA
- a CDS encoding NAD(P)-dependent alcohol dehydrogenase, producing MNPLPTKGYGATGSFFSELKPLDFERKAPQADEILIDILYTGVCHSDLHQVKNDWGNTIYPCVPGHEIVGKVAQAGAAVTKFKVGDIVGVGCMIDSCGVCPSCAEGEQQYCEGPVSWTATYNGYMKPDGSGFNTFGGYSDKIVVKESFVLKIPATLDIKAAAPILCAGVTTYSPLRHWQVKAGDKVAVVGLGGLGHMGVQLAKAMGAAVTVITTSKEKQADAEKLGAHQVLFSEDTEAMQQHERAFDFILNTIPDAYDINDYISLLKRDGAVVAVGVLAPYKKPTNNMEVAMHRRTVAGSLIGSIQETQEVLDFCAEHQILPEVEIIPIQQINQAFKRMQQKEVHYRFVIDMQSLKEESN from the coding sequence ATGAACCCATTACCAACCAAAGGATACGGAGCTACGGGCTCCTTTTTTAGTGAACTAAAACCCCTGGACTTCGAGCGAAAAGCACCCCAAGCCGATGAGATTTTAATTGATATTTTATATACCGGGGTTTGTCATTCGGATTTACACCAGGTGAAAAACGACTGGGGCAATACCATCTATCCCTGCGTACCCGGCCACGAGATTGTCGGCAAAGTAGCCCAAGCGGGTGCGGCGGTCACCAAGTTTAAAGTCGGTGATATAGTTGGGGTGGGTTGCATGATTGATTCCTGCGGGGTTTGTCCTTCCTGCGCCGAAGGAGAGCAGCAGTACTGCGAGGGGCCGGTAAGTTGGACGGCCACCTACAATGGATACATGAAACCCGATGGGAGTGGTTTTAACACCTTTGGCGGTTACTCCGACAAAATTGTGGTCAAAGAATCCTTTGTATTAAAGATACCGGCAACTTTGGATATTAAAGCGGCTGCCCCTATTCTTTGCGCCGGAGTGACGACGTACTCTCCGCTTAGACACTGGCAGGTAAAAGCGGGGGATAAAGTAGCCGTGGTTGGTTTAGGCGGTTTAGGCCACATGGGGGTGCAGCTAGCCAAAGCCATGGGCGCAGCGGTTACCGTGATTACCACTTCCAAGGAAAAACAAGCCGATGCCGAAAAATTAGGCGCGCACCAGGTGCTTTTTTCAGAAGATACCGAAGCGATGCAGCAGCATGAACGCGCTTTTGATTTTATTTTGAATACCATTCCGGATGCTTACGACATCAACGATTATATAAGTCTTTTGAAAAGAGACGGTGCCGTTGTGGCCGTGGGGGTACTAGCGCCTTACAAAAAACCCACGAACAATATGGAAGTAGCGATGCACCGCCGGACGGTAGCCGGTTCATTAATTGGGAGTATCCAAGAAACGCAGGAAGTATTAGATTTTTGCGCCGAACACCAGATTTTACCCGAAGTAGAAATCATTCCTATCCAGCAGATTAATCAAGCCTTTAAACGCATGCAGCAAAAAGAAGTGCATTATCGGTTTGTTATCGATATGCAATCCTTAAAAGAGGAAAGTAATTAG
- a CDS encoding catalase family protein, which produces MPSHLAQGLFQQARTYPVIIRLSSAPGALGSDKQSTFKGFAIKVIGVEGRKFLPDKADEVTQDFLLVSDPVIPTGDINSYHDMQLKLEKLAHTPEAFQEALSAVSRVANKALQAVGVDPQINPIGPGHPHYHILGETYHSMGAFRYGDYVAKISAAPLSGNVQALAKQELKVEDEETWRDVVVDFFRQQGAEYELRAQLCTDLRTMPVEDASVEWPEELSPYQPIGKIVIPAQEAYSPARRVFADDVLSFNPFHCLPEHQPLGSINRARRLAYETSSRYRHEMNAQIRLEPRDINQLPD; this is translated from the coding sequence TTGCCCAGCCATCTAGCGCAAGGATTATTTCAACAAGCCCGCACTTACCCCGTGATAATTCGTTTGTCTTCCGCCCCGGGCGCGCTGGGTTCGGATAAACAATCTACTTTCAAGGGATTTGCCATAAAGGTAATTGGCGTGGAAGGACGCAAGTTTCTGCCGGATAAAGCGGACGAGGTCACCCAAGATTTCTTGTTGGTGAGTGATCCCGTGATCCCTACGGGCGACATCAACAGCTACCATGACATGCAGCTGAAACTAGAGAAACTCGCCCATACGCCGGAAGCTTTCCAAGAGGCGTTGTCGGCTGTGTCGCGAGTTGCCAATAAAGCATTGCAAGCCGTGGGCGTGGATCCGCAAATCAACCCGATTGGACCGGGACATCCGCATTACCACATTCTGGGGGAAACCTACCACTCCATGGGAGCCTTCCGGTACGGGGACTACGTGGCTAAGATTAGTGCGGCACCGCTTTCGGGCAACGTGCAGGCTTTAGCTAAGCAAGAGTTGAAAGTAGAAGATGAGGAAACCTGGCGAGACGTGGTAGTGGACTTCTTTCGCCAGCAAGGAGCCGAGTACGAGTTACGGGCCCAGCTTTGTACCGATCTGCGCACCATGCCCGTGGAAGATGCCTCCGTAGAATGGCCCGAAGAGCTAAGCCCATATCAACCCATTGGGAAGATCGTGATTCCGGCGCAAGAGGCCTACAGTCCGGCGCGAAGGGTGTTTGCCGACGATGTGCTTTCGTTCAATCCGTTTCATTGTTTACCGGAACACCAGCCTTTAGGATCTATCAACCGGGCAAGACGTTTGGCCTACGAAACTTCTAGCCGGTACCGGCACGAGATGAATGCCCAAATTCGCTTAGAACCCCGCGACATTAATCAACTACCGGATTAA
- a CDS encoding alpha/beta hydrolase: MKTILFVHGMFQNQKSWGNWLHYFSQRGYTCLAPAWPLHEGEPAELRQNPPAGLGDLELNDVVTAIETLILDQETKPIVIGHSVGGLIVQLLANRELIAAGVPIDSVAPNAMVDLDWSFVKNSATIANPLKGNEPIYMDAATFHASFANTLSEAEATLAYEQYATHDSRNVFRDCMGEAGRVDLDLPHVPLLFIAGEKDQIVPRT; encoded by the coding sequence ATGAAGACGATCCTATTTGTGCACGGCATGTTCCAAAACCAAAAAAGCTGGGGAAATTGGTTGCACTATTTTAGCCAACGGGGATATACGTGTTTAGCTCCCGCCTGGCCTTTACATGAAGGAGAGCCGGCCGAGCTGCGGCAGAACCCACCCGCTGGTTTAGGCGATTTAGAATTAAATGATGTAGTGACTGCCATTGAAACGCTGATTTTAGACCAAGAAACGAAACCTATTGTCATTGGCCATTCCGTAGGCGGTTTAATCGTGCAATTACTGGCGAACCGGGAGCTGATTGCAGCTGGGGTGCCCATCGACTCCGTAGCCCCGAACGCGATGGTAGATCTGGACTGGAGCTTTGTCAAAAACAGCGCTACCATCGCCAATCCCCTGAAAGGAAACGAACCCATTTACATGGATGCCGCAACCTTCCACGCTTCTTTTGCCAATACCTTGAGTGAAGCAGAAGCCACCCTTGCTTATGAGCAGTACGCGACGCACGATAGCCGCAACGTGTTCCGGGATTGTATGGGCGAGGCGGGCCGGGTAGATCTGGACTTGCCGCACGTGCCCTTGCTGTTTATCGCCGGCGAGAAAGATCAGATCGTCCCCCGCACTTAA
- a CDS encoding response regulator transcription factor, which yields MQVCESGREGLRQAQLRLFDLIILDIMLPDLSGLDLCQTLRAQQVSAPIMMLTSKSEEIDKVLGLELGADDYVTKPFSIREFMARVKALLRRHEQSLLHPPDPANGPIRAGVLLIDPKKRQVFLKEQPVELTLKEFDLLFLLASNPGRHYSRRELLQQVWGYEFEGYQHTVTAHINRLRTKIEENLAAPHYILTSWGIGYRFTDTPD from the coding sequence TTGCAGGTTTGTGAATCGGGCCGGGAGGGATTAAGGCAGGCCCAGCTGCGCCTTTTTGATCTGATTATTCTGGATATCATGCTGCCCGATTTAAGCGGCCTCGACCTCTGCCAAACACTGCGCGCCCAACAGGTGTCTGCTCCAATTATGATGTTAACTTCTAAAAGTGAGGAAATTGACAAGGTACTGGGACTGGAGTTAGGCGCGGATGACTACGTGACCAAGCCCTTTAGTATTCGGGAGTTTATGGCCCGGGTAAAAGCCCTGCTGCGCCGCCACGAACAATCTCTCCTTCACCCTCCAGATCCAGCCAATGGCCCCATTCGAGCCGGTGTTCTGCTTATCGACCCCAAAAAGCGGCAGGTATTTTTAAAAGAGCAGCCAGTTGAATTAACCCTGAAAGAATTTGATTTACTTTTTTTACTGGCCTCCAACCCAGGACGCCATTATTCCCGGCGGGAACTGCTGCAGCAAGTTTGGGGCTACGAGTTTGAAGGCTATCAGCACACCGTTACGGCTCATATTAACCGGCTACGCACTAAAATCGAAGAAAATCTAGCTGCTCCCCACTATATTCTTACTTCCTGGGGAATAGGTTACCGGTTTACCGATACCCCCGATTAA
- a CDS encoding HAMP domain-containing sensor histidine kinase produces the protein MTSSRNLGARSFFSRLYWKIALIFLLLLMVLAAIYVYLTAYSAQRYFEATHQQLNREVAAHIVKFMPPFQNGKVQRQQAENIFFNVMVTNPSVEVYLLDTTGTILTYQAPAGKVRLQQVALRPIHQFIQAKGQLFIRGDDPRHPNKQKIFSAAQVLQGPRVAGYIYVVLTSEEYVSETELLFRSHVLRLGVLTITITLVAALVTGLLAFWVITKNLNQIIQTVKQFREGDWQARIPFQEKGELGELAATFNEMADTLLRNVEELNRTEKLRRELIGNISHDLRTPLAAVHGYAETMLLKQETLTAAERNQYTSVILQSSERLKKLVNALFELSKLEAKEVQVQPEPFVIAELMQEVLQEFTLTAQHKGLQLVCTQCKNPARVSADIGLIERVLQNLLDNALKYTPSGGTVILRLTQQQQMLEISVTDTGPGIPDTLLPYLFDHYQRYSQAPTEGAGLGLVIVKKILELHQTQIFVSSKLGQGTRFWFQLPCYQPAV, from the coding sequence ATGACAAGCTCCCGTAACCTTGGTGCCCGTAGCTTTTTTAGCCGTTTGTATTGGAAAATAGCCCTTATTTTCTTGCTGTTGCTGATGGTATTAGCCGCCATTTACGTTTATTTGACGGCCTATTCCGCTCAGCGCTACTTCGAAGCTACTCACCAACAGCTCAACCGGGAGGTCGCCGCCCACATCGTCAAATTCATGCCGCCCTTCCAAAATGGCAAAGTCCAACGGCAGCAAGCAGAAAATATTTTCTTTAACGTGATGGTTACCAACCCCAGCGTAGAAGTGTACCTGCTCGATACGACCGGAACTATTTTAACTTACCAAGCCCCGGCGGGAAAAGTAAGGCTCCAGCAGGTGGCATTACGGCCTATCCACCAATTTATTCAGGCCAAGGGCCAACTATTTATCCGGGGCGATGACCCGCGCCACCCAAACAAGCAAAAGATATTTTCGGCGGCCCAAGTACTACAAGGCCCGCGCGTAGCAGGCTATATTTACGTGGTGCTCACCAGCGAAGAGTACGTTTCGGAAACCGAATTACTATTCCGGAGTCATGTATTACGCTTAGGAGTTTTAACCATTACCATTACCTTGGTAGCCGCTCTGGTAACCGGGCTCCTCGCCTTTTGGGTAATCACTAAAAACTTAAATCAAATTATACAAACGGTGAAGCAATTCCGGGAAGGCGACTGGCAGGCCCGGATTCCTTTCCAAGAAAAAGGCGAATTAGGTGAGTTGGCTGCTACCTTTAACGAGATGGCCGATACCTTGCTCCGCAACGTGGAAGAATTAAATCGCACCGAGAAATTGCGGCGGGAATTAATCGGCAATATTTCTCATGACTTGCGTACGCCGCTAGCCGCCGTTCATGGCTACGCCGAAACCATGCTCCTGAAACAAGAAACCCTGACGGCCGCGGAACGAAACCAATACACCAGTGTCATTTTGCAGAGCAGCGAACGCTTAAAAAAACTGGTTAATGCTTTATTTGAACTCTCGAAACTGGAAGCGAAAGAAGTACAGGTCCAACCCGAGCCTTTTGTCATTGCTGAGTTAATGCAGGAAGTCCTCCAGGAATTTACCCTAACGGCGCAACACAAGGGCCTTCAGCTTGTCTGCACGCAGTGCAAAAATCCAGCGCGGGTATCCGCCGATATTGGTTTAATCGAAAGAGTACTGCAAAATCTTTTGGATAATGCGCTTAAGTACACTCCATCCGGCGGTACGGTAATCCTGCGGCTTACCCAACAGCAACAGATGCTGGAAATAAGCGTGACGGATACGGGTCCGGGGATCCCCGACACGTTACTACCCTATTTATTTGATCATTACCAGCGCTATTCGCAGGCCCCTACCGAAGGAGCGGGTTTAGGCTTGGTGATTGTAAAAAAGATTTTAGAGCTGCATCAGACTCAGATTTTTGTCAGCAGTAAGTTAGGCCAGGGCACTCGTTTCTGGTTTCAATTACCTTGCTACCAACCGGCCGTTTAA